From a single Salmo salar chromosome ssa22, Ssal_v3.1, whole genome shotgun sequence genomic region:
- the vamp3 gene encoding vesicle-associated membrane protein 3, producing the protein MSAPAPEGSAPGNRRLQQTQAQVDEVVDIMRVNVDKVLERDSKLSELDDRADALQAGASQFETSAAKLKRKFWWKNCKMWAILIAVIVIILVIIIIWSQSS; encoded by the exons AT GTCCGCTCCTGCTCCAGAAGGCTCCGCGCCTGGCAACCGCCGCCTACAACAGACACAGGCCCAAGTGGATGAG gtggtggaTATCATGCGTGTGAATGTGGACAAGGTGTTGGAGCGTGACTCGAAGCTGTCTGAGCTGGACGACAGGGCGGACGCATTGCAGGCCGGAGCCTCCCAGTTTGAGACCAGCGCTGCCAAACTCAAAAGGAAGTTTTGGTGGAAGAACTGCAAG ATGTGGGCCATCCTGATAGCTGTTATAGTCATCATCCTGGTCATCATCATCA TCTGGAGCCAGTCGTCGTAA